One Osmerus eperlanus chromosome 23, fOsmEpe2.1, whole genome shotgun sequence DNA segment encodes these proteins:
- the LOC134010069 gene encoding histidine N-acetyltransferase-like has product MLIYPVKLNKEIRFQETALPWPKSCLGNSNDGLTFWLAEEKDYVDVMGISDNIYRGNDYLPHRYHSWMTEPGRVVMLARRGDKLVALESGLLVDDGCTVVVEGLRVCPSERGRGVAGVIQRFLDDYLQKLHPSIRVKRLTRGVEPGAERLAKFTLLAKRAVLSLVGEAVSFHTFSSHIRNKLHSSTGTGSDSGKSVPHLVPLDDKQLRKVLLDPDLPSRAQLPGGAIIQDWQPLQPIEANLEILRRRDLSWLVDDQEKPTFLSFYTPPYPIPYEGGSLRLNIDMFGTDAIFARAALVGHFEKVLASGVFSGNGMLMLRVHMDCSLWEGLQGFCEGFEGVRKFRGYWEQEFLERQF; this is encoded by the exons ATGTTGATATATCCAGTCAAATTAAACAAGGAGATTCGCTTCCAGGAAA CGGCGTTGCCATGGCCGAAGAGTTGTCTGGGTAATAGCAATGACGGGCTGACGTTCTGGTTGGCCGAGGAGAAGGACTATGTTGACGTCATGGGCATTTCGGATAACATTTATCGAG gtAATGACTACCTTCCTCATCGCTACCACTCCTGGATGACTGAGCCAGGTAGAGTCGTCATGCTGGCCAGGCGGGGAGACaaactg GTGGCGCTGGAGTCGGGTCTGCTGGTTGACGACGGCTGTACGGTCGTGGTGGAGGGCCTGAGGGTGTGTCCTAGCGAGAGGGGGCGGGGCGTGGCGGGGGTCATCCAGCGGTTTCTAGACGACTACCTACAGaagctccacccctccatcaggGTCAAGAGACTGACCAGGGGGGTCGAACCCGGAGCGGAGAGACTGGCTAAGTTCACCCTGCTGGCCAAACGG gcTGTTCTATCATTGGTTGGTGAAGCTGTCAGTTTCCACACATTCTCATCTCACATCAGGAACAAACTACACTCcagcacaggaacaggaagtgactcgGGTAAGTCCGTCCCTCACCTGGTTCCCCTGGACGACAAGCAGCTGAGGAAGGTTCTCCTGGACCCAGACCTGCCCTCCAGGGCCCAACTTCCCGGCGGCGCCATCATCCAGGACTGGCAGCCCTTGCAGCCAATAGAAGCCAACCTAGAGATCCTGAGGAGGCGGGATCTATCCTGGTTGGTCGACGACCAGGAAAAACCCACCTTCCTCAGCTTCTACACTCCTCCTTATCCAATCCCGTACGAGGGAGGGTCCCTGCGCCTCAACATCGACATGTTTGGAACGGACGCCATCTTTGCACGGGCAGCGCTTGTCGGACATTTTGAGAAGGTTTTGGCGAGCGGGGTGTTTAGTGGCAATGGGATGCTGATGCTGCGTGTGCACATGGACTGCTCACTGTGGGAGGGCCTGCAGGGTTTCTGTGAGGGCTTTGAAGGGGTGAGGAAGTTTAGAGGCTACTGGGAGCAGGAGTTTCTGGAAAGACAGTTttag
- the nat16l gene encoding N-acetyltransferase 16, like, with product MASCLGESDGGLTFWLAEEKDYDDVMDISDDIYGGNDYLPRRYHSWMTEPGRVVMLARRGDKLVALESGLLVDDGCTVVVEGLRVCPSERGRGVAGVIQRFLDDYLQKLHPSIRVKRLTRGVEPGAERLAKFTLLAKRAVLSLVGEAVSFHTFSSHIRNKLHSSTGTGSDSGKSVPHLVPLDDKQLRKVLLDPDLPSRAQLPGGAIIQDWQPLQPIEANLEILGRRDLSWLVDDQEKPTFLSFYTPPYPIPYEGGSLRLNIDTFGMNAVFARAALVGHFEKVLASGAFTGRSKVVAHVYVDPSMYEELQGFCEGDAGVKKFRDRWDQEFMERGV from the exons ATGGCGAGTTGTCTCGGGGAGAGCGATGGCGGGCTGACGTTCTGGTTGGCCGAGGAGAAGGACTACGATGATGTCATGGACATTTCTGACGACATCTATGGAG gtAATGACTACCTTCCTCGTCGCTACCACTCCTGGATGACTGAGCCAGGTAGAGTCGTCATGCTGGCCAGGCGGGGAGACaaactg GTGGCGCTGGAGTCGGGTCTGCTGGTTGACGACGGCTGTACGGTCGTGGTGGAGGGCCTGAGGGTGTGTCCTAGCGAGAGGGGGCGGGGTGTGGCGGGGGTCATCCAGCGGTTTCTAGACGACTACCTACAGaagctccacccctccatcaggGTCAAGAGACTGACCAGGGGGGTCGAACCCGGAGCGGAGAGACTGGCTAAGTTCACCCTGCTGGCCAAACGG gcTGTTCTATCATTGGTTGGTGAAGCTGTCAGTTTCCACACATTCTCATCTCACATCAGGAACAAACTACACTCcagcacaggaacaggaagtgactcgGGTAAGTCCGTCCCTCACCTGGTTCCCCTGGACGACAAGCAGCTGAGGAAGGTTCTCCTGGACCCAGACCTGCCCTCCAGGGCCCAACTTCCCGGCGGCGCCATCATCCAGGACTGGCAGCCCTTGCAGCCAATAGAAGCCAACCTAGAGATCCTGGGGAGGCGGGATCTATCCTGGTTGGTCGACGACCAGGAAAAACCCACCTTCCTCAGCTTCTACACTCCTCCTTATCCAATCCCGTACGAGGGAGGGTCCCTGCGCCTCAACATCGACACGTTTGGGATGAACGCCGTCTTTGCACGGGCGGCGCTTGTCGGACATTTTGAGAAGGTTTTGGCGAGCGGGGCGTTTACTGGGAGGAGCAAGGTGGTGGCGCACGTGTACGTGGACCCGTCAATGTACGAAGAGCTACAGGGTTTCTGTGAGGGCGACGCAGGGGTGAAGAAGTTTAGGGACCGCTGGGATCAAGAGTTCATGGAGAGAGGGGTATag